In Eremothecium gossypii ATCC 10895 chromosome V, complete sequence, the genomic stretch CGGGAATGCCAATTAGTCGTATACAAGCTGCGGCTACGTCACCAGATATTGTGCAGCTTCATTTAGTCGTGCTTTTGTTTCTTCAAGTCCAAGTGTGGAGATTAGAACAGGCAGTTTTAGACCAGGCACCGACCCCGATAGGGCGAACCTCATTGCCTCGAAAACGGCTTTCTTGGGTACATTTTCCCGAGTACTCACTTCGGCAACGAGATCGTTGAGGTTGGAGTTGTCTAGAAGAGATGCAATGGAGGACAATACGCGTGCCACTTGAGAAGGCTCGCATGCCTTAATAAAGCGATCCGAGAATTCATTTTCATACACAGGCTTTGAAAGCAGGTAATGGAACTGGGATTCCAATTCATCTATGACGGTCAAATGGCCTCCTACGGCCTTCAGTAGTTGCTTAGTCTTTGTTTCATCTAACCCTGGATATTTCTTGCTGAGGATTTGAGTCAAGTTCCGCGCCTCTATGGATACTTGGTGTTCATCCTTCAGCCGTGCAGAGAGATAGTGCTTATTGAAGAACCAAAGTTTCTTTTCATCGACTTTGGCGTTGCCCTTAGTTAAGTTGTTGAGATTGAATAACCGTTCAAATTCACCCAAGGTAAAACATTCGTGATTTGCAGTCGCTAATTCTCTTGGGGGTGCCCATCCAAATAAAACGCTAAAGTTAAGTAATGCCTCAGGTAAAACACCCTTGGCCTTGAGTGCCATAACGCTGGCATCTCCCTTCCGTTTGCTGAGCTTTTTGTCCGCAGCCGTAGTTAAAAGCGGTATATGCACAAACTTGGGAGGTGTCCATCCAAAAGCCCGGTACAGAGATATATGCTTTGGTGTAGAAGGCAGCCATTCCTCTCCCCTTATAACATGTGTGATTTTCATTAGGTGATCATCAACAACATTGGCGAAATGATATGTCGGAAGACCATCGGATTTCATTAGGACGGGGTCATCATACCTGATGTCATTAGGATTTGTCTGCGGTTGTAGATCTACTCTACCATGCAGTAGATCTTCAAATGGCTCGTAGACAGCGGGCGATTTGAATCGCAGAGTAAATGGGACATTCTGGTCCAATTTATGGTCGATATGCTCTTGGCTCAGGTTGGCACATTCGCGGTCGTAACTCACATTGGTGGGGGGTTGAAGCGCCATGGCACTAGTACGGAGATTCTCGAGCCGCTCCTTCGAGCAAAAGCACCGGTATGCATGTCCGGATGCCAGTAATTTGTCAGCATGAGCCTTGTATATAGCCGAACGGTCACTCTGTCGATATGGGCCATATACTTCATTAACACCTGGACCTTCGTCAAACTGGATACCGAGCCACTGCAGTGTGTCGTAGATGTTCTGCTCAGCGTCAGATACTAATCTTTTCTGATCCGTATCTTCCAACCGCAACAAAAACTGCCCGTTTGTATTCCTGGCTAGCAGATAATTGTAAAGTGCCGTGCGCAGAGAACCCAGATGGAGATATCCTGTGGGTGAGGGCGCAAACCTTGTCCTTGCCGGAGTTTTCGGATGTACATCGCGAGTTGGCTTACGTGAAATCGCAATCTGCTTCCCCGAGAGAAGCCCGATCCTTGGACGTAAAATTGAAGCAGTATATCGCCGTACCGCAAAAGTACACACCATCGGTCAGATAATCTAACGAAAAGTCTTGCAGCCAAAGCAGTGTGCTCCGTGCGTGAAGCGTTTTCCATGCCGCCCGCTGTCGGCATCGTTAAAATATCTTTATCATGTACAACGACTGACAATAATTACGACATATTGAAGTTATAACTTATAACTGGTTAGTTCGCCGTAATGAACCATTTCCTCCCTTTCAGCAGGATCAGGAATCCAAGAGCCAGCGAAGACGCAGTGTATTCTCATTCTTTCATGGTAGTGGAGGTTTGTAAGTAACTTAGGCGTTATGAGAAAGTACTGCGAGGTGTTCTCGGCACATGCGTTTTCCACCATCGCTTTATGAACAATACGTTCATTTCTTGTGTCCATCCCTTGATTAATTTCATCTACTACCCTGAAAGGGGCGTTTGTGAAATGTTGCAGAGCTATCATGTAAAGGACAGTTGATACAGCCCTTTCTCCACCTGACTGGGTATGGGAATCAAGCTTCTTGAGCTCTGCAACATCCCTAAACTTGACACGGATCTCGATCTTCCACTCGGAATAAAGATCTGGCTTTAGAAGACAGATCTCTCCTGCGCTACCAACGTTCGAAAATAGCTTCCGGAAGCGTTGGGAGATGTTCTCGACTAGCTCGTCAAGACGGGGCTCCAGATTATTTCGCATATCAAGCATCCCGCGTCTTAGCAGCCCGAGCCTCTCCATTTGCGTAGGGAG encodes the following:
- the MSE1 gene encoding glutamate--tRNA ligase MSE1 (Syntenic homolog of Saccharomyces cerevisiae YOL033W (MSE1)) — its product is MVCTFAVRRYTASILRPRIGLLSGKQIAISRKPTRDVHPKTPARTRFAPSPTGYLHLGSLRTALYNYLLARNTNGQFLLRLEDTDQKRLVSDAEQNIYDTLQWLGIQFDEGPGVNEVYGPYRQSDRSAIYKAHADKLLASGHAYRCFCSKERLENLRTSAMALQPPTNVSYDRECANLSQEHIDHKLDQNVPFTLRFKSPAVYEPFEDLLHGRVDLQPQTNPNDIRYDDPVLMKSDGLPTYHFANVVDDHLMKITHVIRGEEWLPSTPKHISLYRAFGWTPPKFVHIPLLTTAADKKLSKRKGDASVMALKAKGVLPEALLNFSVLFGWAPPRELATANHECFTLGEFERLFNLNNLTKGNAKVDEKKLWFFNKHYLSARLKDEHQVSIEARNLTQILSKKYPGLDETKTKQLLKAVGGHLTVIDELESQFHYLLSKPVYENEFSDRFIKACEPSQVARVLSSIASLLDNSNLNDLVAEVSTRENVPKKAVFEAMRFALSGSVPGLKLPVLISTLGLEETKARLNEAAQYLVT